The Armatimonadota bacterium genome includes a region encoding these proteins:
- the lpxD gene encoding UDP-3-O-(3-hydroxymyristoyl)glucosamine N-acyltransferase, producing MGNSMVTKTLKELAELVGGETSGDLNTIITGAADISDAVEGDIVFAESPKLMVEAEKSAASAIITSFGISGDSKPVIRVQNPRYAFACVLEAFSPVVEREIGVHPSAYIGQNVTIGERVSIGFNAYIGNDVVLGNDVTIRPFAYVGNSVNIGDGCTIHPFVAIYDGITIGNRVIIHSGSVIGADGFGYTRVGDTHYKIPQIGTVIICDDVEIGANVTIDRARTGKTEIGRGTKIDNLVQIGHNCSIGENCIIVAQVGLSGSITVGNRVILAGQAGLKDHITIGDDAIICARSGVIGDIPPGAFVSGYPARSHKEQLRIAAATQKLPELAKLVQELEKRIKALEEESK from the coding sequence ATGGGAAACAGCATGGTTACCAAAACTCTAAAAGAGCTTGCCGAGCTGGTTGGCGGCGAGACAAGCGGCGACCTTAATACCATTATTACTGGTGCAGCGGACATCTCCGATGCTGTGGAAGGTGATATTGTCTTTGCGGAGAGTCCTAAGCTAATGGTCGAGGCTGAGAAATCTGCAGCATCAGCAATAATAACAAGCTTTGGAATCTCTGGCGATTCAAAGCCAGTAATCAGAGTACAAAATCCTAGATATGCTTTCGCTTGCGTTCTAGAGGCATTTTCTCCAGTAGTGGAGCGTGAGATTGGCGTTCATCCTTCTGCTTATATTGGGCAGAATGTTACAATTGGCGAAAGGGTATCTATTGGCTTCAATGCTTATATAGGAAATGACGTTGTTTTAGGGAATGACGTCACAATTCGTCCGTTCGCCTATGTAGGGAATTCTGTTAACATTGGCGACGGATGCACAATTCATCCATTTGTTGCAATCTATGACGGCATAACAATTGGTAATAGAGTGATTATTCATTCAGGCTCCGTGATTGGCGCTGATGGGTTTGGCTATACAAGAGTCGGCGATACACACTACAAAATCCCACAAATCGGAACTGTCATTATCTGCGACGATGTCGAGATTGGCGCAAATGTTACGATTGACAGGGCTAGAACTGGCAAGACAGAAATAGGTCGCGGCACGAAAATAGATAATCTGGTGCAGATAGGGCACAACTGTAGCATCGGGGAAAATTGCATTATAGTGGCTCAGGTTGGACTATCTGGAAGCATTACTGTTGGCAACCGCGTAATCCTTGCAGGGCAAGCAGGTTTAAAGGACCACATAACAATTGGCGATGATGCAATTATATGCGCTCGTTCAGGTGTCATCGGAGATATTCCCCCGGGGGCATTTGTTTCTGGCTATCCGGCGCGGTCCCACAAAGAGCAGTTACGGATAGCTGCGGCTACTCAAAAGCTTCCCGAGCTTGCAAAATTGGTTCAAGAGCTTGAGAAGCGAATAAAGGCGCTTGAAGAAGAATCTAAATAG
- a CDS encoding ABC transporter ATP-binding protein/permease, whose translation MKKLDKIKEDKFEEQKNIGELSPEKRLLRYYTAHWHLFGLGLVCTAAIAGIQYWFIELITDVVNAAALRNSRLVALASLQIVGIHILKWFLTYGQVFLISSATTKIAVRLRNDLFSHLQNLSLGFFERTKTGHLLSRMTNDISLVQNSSHSIIQVVSAPLTILVLTGKVFMMNWKLALISLILLPLMYYVVIKISRGMRSLTEVLQVKLADIAAIVQETLSAIAIVKSFSMEDYEKSRFKDENRRTYGAAMLAVRRSAAMAPTLELIGVSGIAFVLWYGGSMVGSPEFPQFTVGALFGFLVALERISVAAKDVGRISVTYHQTMAGAQRIFDILDEIPEVQDKPDAIDMPPIKGLVEFKDVCFSYQTGETVLKNISFTIEPGQHVALVGPSGAGKSTVASLILRFYDVTSGAVLIDGIDVRDVKASSLRKQIGIVPQDTVLFSSSVKENIAYGRIGATDSEIIEAAKAANAHDFIERLPQGYNTLVGERGVKLSGGERQRLAIARALLKNPKLLILDEATSSLDVASEAIVQEALDRLMSNRTTLIIAHRLSTIVNADKIIVMDKGQIVEMGTHNELIKQNGLYAKLYSVQSRNNAQVNTAAKGR comes from the coding sequence ATGAAAAAACTAGATAAAATCAAAGAGGATAAATTCGAGGAACAGAAGAATATAGGCGAGCTTTCTCCCGAAAAGCGCCTGTTAAGGTACTATACGGCACATTGGCATCTATTCGGGTTGGGGTTGGTATGTACTGCCGCAATTGCTGGCATCCAATATTGGTTTATTGAATTGATAACCGATGTAGTTAATGCTGCCGCCCTGCGAAATTCGCGGCTCGTTGCACTTGCTTCGCTACAAATAGTTGGAATCCACATATTGAAATGGTTCCTGACGTATGGCCAAGTTTTCTTAATCTCGTCGGCTACTACCAAGATTGCAGTACGTTTGAGGAATGATCTTTTTTCACATCTCCAGAACCTTTCATTGGGCTTTTTCGAGCGGACAAAAACTGGACACTTGCTTTCGCGAATGACGAATGACATAAGCCTTGTGCAGAACTCCTCGCATAGCATTATACAAGTTGTCTCTGCTCCACTTACCATCTTGGTTCTTACAGGCAAGGTTTTCATGATGAACTGGAAACTAGCATTAATCTCGCTTATCCTTCTGCCGCTTATGTACTATGTGGTCATCAAAATCAGCAGAGGCATGAGAAGTCTCACCGAGGTTTTGCAAGTAAAGCTTGCCGACATAGCGGCAATTGTCCAAGAGACGTTGTCTGCAATAGCAATTGTGAAGTCATTCAGCATGGAGGACTACGAAAAGTCAAGATTCAAGGATGAAAACCGGCGGACCTATGGGGCTGCGATGTTGGCCGTAAGGCGAAGTGCGGCGATGGCGCCGACTCTTGAGCTCATAGGAGTATCTGGCATAGCATTTGTCTTGTGGTATGGTGGTAGCATGGTAGGCAGCCCGGAGTTCCCACAATTTACAGTTGGTGCGCTGTTTGGCTTCCTAGTTGCCTTGGAGCGAATCAGCGTGGCGGCAAAGGATGTTGGCAGGATAAGCGTCACATATCACCAAACCATGGCTGGAGCGCAAAGGATTTTTGACATACTAGATGAAATTCCAGAAGTTCAAGACAAGCCCGATGCAATTGACATGCCACCAATCAAGGGATTGGTTGAATTTAAAGATGTTTGCTTTTCTTACCAAACTGGAGAGACTGTTCTTAAAAACATATCGTTCACCATCGAGCCCGGCCAGCACGTTGCGCTCGTAGGCCCAAGCGGCGCAGGAAAATCAACGGTTGCTAGTCTCATCCTCCGATTCTACGACGTCACGAGCGGCGCTGTGCTCATAGATGGTATTGATGTGCGTGATGTGAAAGCAAGCTCCCTTAGAAAACAGATAGGCATTGTCCCGCAGGATACTGTTCTTTTCAGCTCCAGTGTGAAAGAAAACATAGCGTACGGACGAATAGGAGCGACAGATTCGGAGATCATCGAAGCTGCAAAGGCGGCGAATGCTCACGATTTCATCGAGCGTTTGCCGCAAGGTTACAATACTCTTGTTGGCGAGCGCGGTGTAAAACTTTCAGGTGGCGAGAGACAGCGCTTGGCAATCGCACGGGCACTTCTGAAGAATCCAAAACTTCTAATTCTTGATGAGGCCACATCATCGCTTGATGTTGCTTCTGAGGCAATTGTGCAAGAAGCGCTCGACCGCTTAATGAGCAATCGGACTACCCTTATTATCGCCCATCGTTTGTCTACAATTGTCAATGCCGACAAAATTATCGTAATGGACAAAGGTCAAATCGTTGAGATGGGCACACACAATGAACTAATCAAACAAAACGGCCTCTATGCCAAGCTCTACTCTGTCCAAAGCCGAAACAACGCCCAAGTCAACACGGCTGCCAAGGGGAGATAG
- a CDS encoding OmpH family outer membrane protein has protein sequence MSTLRNITTIAIAASLIICAMTVAIAADAKAAMQFGTVDIEKAYAGYQKSAQIKDELKAAYDKANLKLDLMKANKLLTSEEIAELVELSTKDKQTEADKARINTLLDASKKRDQEMQMLEQKQDASDAEKARLQQLIEQRKNSEEAYKKSFETLQKELTNKENELLSAAKKDIVDAVATVAKEKGISIVFNRSIGLADFIIYSAVDITDDVIKKLNKK, from the coding sequence TTATTATTTGTGCTATGACTGTGGCAATCGCTGCAGATGCGAAAGCCGCAATGCAGTTCGGCACAGTGGATATCGAGAAAGCTTACGCTGGTTACCAAAAGAGTGCCCAAATCAAAGATGAGCTCAAAGCAGCTTATGATAAAGCAAATCTTAAACTCGACCTGATGAAAGCCAACAAGCTTCTCACTTCAGAAGAGATTGCTGAGTTGGTGGAGCTGAGTACAAAAGACAAGCAGACCGAAGCCGACAAGGCAAGAATAAACACTCTCCTAGATGCCTCCAAGAAGCGCGACCAAGAGATGCAGATGCTTGAGCAGAAACAGGACGCATCGGATGCAGAGAAGGCAAGGCTCCAGCAGCTTATCGAACAGCGTAAGAATTCGGAAGAGGCCTACAAGAAATCATTTGAAACTTTGCAGAAAGAGCTTACCAACAAAGAAAATGAGCTACTTAGCGCGGCGAAGAAAGATATTGTAGATGCCGTCGCTACTGTGGCGAAGGAAAAGGGTATCTCAATAGTATTCAACCGAAGTATTGGGTTGGCGGATTTCATAATCTATTCTGCTGTAGATATCACCGACGACGTGATTAAGAAGCTAAACAAGAAGTAA
- a CDS encoding 3-deoxy-D-manno-octulosonic acid transferase, which produces MTALVYNLLLFLCLPGIFIYYLWRIFVSRKSNKSWRENLGGLPKLAMRQQGRKAIWVHAASVGEIIASVPLLNALRLLRPDDLILVTTITQTGNEVAQKSAKAADKVSYFPLDYPFIVARALNRVHPDVFVMVETEIWPNFLAAAKRRGVPTVLVNGRISDRSFKRGMRWRWLLSWAIKNVDYCCMQSDMDAERILALGARPESVQVVGNLKFDQDGAEMHESEVSKLRADLGIAEGIPVLVAGSTNPGEEKIVLDAYGSLKQDLPNLKLVIAPRQIERADEIVSFVTSKGFSCTRRTVGRTEGFDVLVLDTFGELASVYSVANVTFVGGSLVPKGGHSIFQPILQGKPVIFGPYMQNFRDISQLAISAGVGFEVRNAGELAERARLLLTNPENLANITAVCRKLVADNRGASERCAELIAHLIGGQRGG; this is translated from the coding sequence TTGACGGCGCTTGTTTATAACCTGCTACTTTTCCTTTGCTTGCCTGGGATCTTTATTTATTATCTATGGCGCATTTTTGTTAGCCGTAAATCTAATAAATCCTGGCGTGAAAACCTTGGGGGACTTCCCAAGTTAGCAATGCGCCAGCAAGGGCGTAAAGCAATATGGGTTCATGCAGCTTCTGTGGGCGAGATAATTGCGTCTGTTCCTCTTTTAAACGCATTGCGCTTGCTTAGACCGGATGACCTAATACTTGTAACTACAATTACTCAGACAGGCAATGAGGTTGCTCAAAAATCTGCAAAAGCTGCCGACAAGGTCTCGTATTTCCCGCTTGACTACCCATTTATTGTGGCTCGTGCGCTGAATAGAGTGCATCCTGATGTATTTGTAATGGTAGAAACAGAGATATGGCCAAATTTCCTTGCTGCTGCAAAGCGAAGAGGGGTGCCAACAGTTCTTGTAAATGGAAGGATATCCGACCGAAGCTTTAAGCGCGGAATGAGATGGCGTTGGCTCCTGTCGTGGGCAATTAAGAATGTTGACTATTGCTGCATGCAGTCTGATATGGACGCTGAGAGAATACTTGCGCTTGGTGCCCGGCCTGAATCTGTTCAGGTAGTCGGAAATTTGAAGTTTGACCAGGATGGGGCCGAGATGCATGAAAGTGAGGTCAGCAAGCTCCGTGCTGACCTAGGAATCGCGGAAGGTATTCCAGTCTTGGTTGCCGGTAGCACGAATCCGGGGGAGGAAAAAATTGTTCTTGATGCGTATGGTTCATTAAAACAAGACTTACCTAATCTTAAGTTGGTAATTGCACCGCGGCAAATAGAACGTGCGGATGAGATAGTGTCTTTCGTGACAAGCAAAGGTTTTTCTTGTACAAGGCGTACGGTTGGAAGGACTGAGGGGTTTGACGTGCTAGTTCTAGATACTTTTGGTGAGCTAGCGTCTGTATATTCTGTTGCAAACGTTACCTTTGTTGGTGGTAGTTTGGTTCCAAAGGGTGGGCATAGCATTTTTCAGCCAATCCTCCAGGGGAAGCCGGTGATTTTTGGGCCATATATGCAGAATTTCCGTGATATAAGCCAACTAGCAATTTCTGCTGGTGTCGGCTTTGAGGTTAGAAATGCCGGAGAGCTTGCTGAGCGTGCGAGGCTACTCCTAACCAATCCAGAAAACTTGGCAAACATAACAGCGGTCTGCCGAAAGCTGGTTGCAGACAATAGAGGTGCTTCGGAGCGGTGTGCCGAGTTGATTGCACACCTCATAGGGGGACAACGTGGAGGTTAG
- the fabZ gene encoding 3-hydroxyacyl-ACP dehydratase FabZ: MLDVEDIRSILPHRYPFLLVDKILELEPGKRAVGLKNVTINEGFFEGHFPGHAVMPGVLVLEAMAQVGGVLLLSMTGNEGKLAYFGGMDKVRFRKTVRPGDALITEVELIKNRGGVGKVKVVGRVNRDVVAEGEFTFALVNRDLKTGEEKDEALAEEPDRTLVAK, encoded by the coding sequence ATGTTAGATGTCGAGGATATCCGTTCAATACTCCCGCATCGCTACCCATTTCTGCTTGTAGACAAAATACTTGAACTAGAACCTGGGAAGCGCGCAGTTGGCCTAAAGAATGTAACTATCAATGAAGGGTTCTTCGAAGGACACTTCCCCGGTCATGCAGTTATGCCTGGAGTATTAGTATTGGAAGCAATGGCTCAGGTTGGTGGCGTGCTACTCCTAAGCATGACCGGAAACGAAGGCAAGCTTGCCTATTTCGGTGGAATGGACAAAGTGCGCTTTAGAAAGACCGTTCGACCAGGCGATGCTCTAATTACCGAGGTGGAGCTAATTAAAAATCGCGGAGGAGTAGGCAAAGTTAAAGTGGTTGGTCGTGTAAATCGAGATGTCGTTGCCGAGGGTGAATTCACCTTTGCACTAGTCAACCGTGATTTGAAAACTGGGGAGGAAAAAGATGAAGCCCTGGCAGAGGAGCCCGACCGGACTCTCGTTGCCAAATGA
- the lpxA gene encoding acyl-ACP--UDP-N-acetylglucosamine O-acyltransferase — MKPWQRSPTGLSLPNESKALETAIHETAIVHPDAELGVGVQVGPYCVIGPNTVIGDGTIIESHVVIEPWTTIGANCRICTGVVLGGEPQDHKFKGERSFLKIGDRNIIREYVTIHRATGEDNATVVGNDNMLMAYCHIGHNCNIGSGIMMANTVGISGHVVIEDKAVFGGMAGVHQYVRIGKLAMIGGHSKIVQDVPPFMMADGRPARVCELNVIGLRRSGVPPKVRAELRQAYKLLYRSNLNLSQAIETIVADIEPSPERDYLLDFVRNIKFGFAGRQLEHRH; from the coding sequence ATGAAGCCCTGGCAGAGGAGCCCGACCGGACTCTCGTTGCCAAATGAGAGCAAGGCCTTGGAAACAGCAATTCATGAAACTGCTATTGTTCACCCCGATGCCGAACTCGGTGTAGGCGTACAGGTTGGCCCATATTGCGTTATTGGTCCTAACACAGTCATCGGCGACGGCACAATAATCGAATCGCATGTGGTTATAGAACCTTGGACCACCATCGGAGCCAATTGTCGCATATGCACTGGTGTTGTCCTTGGAGGAGAGCCCCAAGACCACAAATTTAAAGGCGAACGAAGCTTTCTAAAGATAGGTGACCGGAACATCATACGTGAGTACGTGACGATTCATCGAGCGACTGGCGAAGACAACGCTACCGTGGTTGGCAACGACAACATGTTAATGGCTTACTGCCATATTGGGCATAATTGCAATATTGGCAGCGGCATCATGATGGCAAACACTGTTGGCATTAGTGGCCACGTCGTCATCGAGGACAAAGCAGTTTTTGGCGGAATGGCGGGTGTGCATCAATATGTTCGGATAGGCAAGCTAGCGATGATTGGTGGACACTCAAAGATAGTACAAGATGTTCCGCCGTTTATGATGGCAGATGGTCGCCCGGCGCGTGTATGCGAGCTCAACGTAATTGGCTTAAGGCGAAGTGGCGTGCCACCCAAGGTGCGCGCAGAGCTTAGACAAGCCTATAAACTGCTCTACCGCTCGAACCTTAATTTATCACAAGCAATTGAGACGATAGTTGCAGATATCGAGCCAAGCCCGGAGCGAGATTACCTCCTTGATTTCGTTCGGAACATCAAGTTTGGCTTTGCAGGCAGGCAACTAGAGCATCGGCATTAG
- the lpxK gene encoding tetraacyldisaccharide 4'-kinase — MEVSRSTEDFLLDVVYGGRKDLLARLIRLGLLGLSWIYRLAIWLYLLPFHLRIRRKRRLCCPVISIGNLTVGGTGKTPAVRYVCDGLIGRGWNPAVLSYGYGGILHGRFALVSDGKNTLMSAVDVGDEPVMLARQLKGVPILTGKDREHTGRMATQDFGANVCVLDDGLQVWKLHRDLDVVLVDGNNPFDNGRLIPAGRLREPPNALKKAGIILITGKLYTRSEKDIAEAVSKIKKVAPNAKIFITGYRVTHLTCLQDGGHLHQKEIKGRKVFVLSSIARPEAFEQTVERIGAIIAGRAHFRDHHLYSKEDLTRVCALAKKSGAEFIITTEKDSVKLSSEMEFPVVVVGITMYLDDEEGFWNIVANCVENFDGPK; from the coding sequence GTGGAGGTTAGCCGCAGCACAGAAGATTTTCTCCTCGACGTGGTTTACGGAGGTCGCAAGGATTTGCTTGCACGCCTCATAAGGCTTGGCTTGCTAGGGCTTTCATGGATTTATCGGCTTGCAATTTGGCTTTACCTCCTACCATTTCACCTTCGCATAAGGCGAAAAAGGCGGCTTTGCTGCCCCGTAATAAGCATTGGAAATCTGACCGTCGGTGGAACCGGGAAGACGCCTGCCGTTAGATATGTTTGCGACGGATTGATAGGCAGGGGATGGAATCCTGCTGTATTAAGTTACGGATACGGCGGAATTCTCCACGGCCGCTTTGCACTGGTTTCCGATGGCAAAAACACGCTTATGTCTGCTGTTGATGTGGGCGATGAACCTGTCATGCTTGCGCGGCAGCTTAAAGGTGTGCCCATTCTAACGGGAAAGGATAGGGAGCATACAGGCAGGATGGCTACACAAGACTTTGGTGCAAATGTGTGCGTGCTGGATGATGGCCTCCAAGTCTGGAAGCTCCACCGAGACCTTGATGTCGTATTGGTTGATGGAAACAATCCCTTTGACAATGGCAGATTGATTCCAGCAGGTCGCCTTCGAGAGCCTCCGAACGCTCTTAAAAAGGCAGGGATTATCCTTATTACTGGCAAGCTCTATACGCGTTCGGAAAAGGATATAGCTGAGGCTGTATCTAAAATTAAAAAAGTAGCCCCGAACGCCAAGATCTTTATAACAGGCTATCGAGTCACACATCTAACATGTTTGCAGGATGGTGGTCATCTGCATCAGAAAGAAATAAAAGGTAGGAAGGTCTTTGTTCTTTCATCTATCGCACGCCCCGAGGCTTTCGAGCAAACGGTTGAGCGGATTGGAGCAATAATTGCGGGCCGTGCACACTTTCGCGACCATCATCTCTATTCAAAAGAAGACTTGACAAGGGTATGCGCATTAGCAAAAAAGAGCGGTGCTGAGTTTATCATTACTACTGAAAAAGACTCTGTAAAGCTGAGCTCCGAAATGGAGTTTCCTGTTGTAGTTGTGGGGATAACAATGTATCTTGACGATGAGGAAGGTTTTTGGAATATTGTTGCCAATTGTGTCGAGAATTTTGATGGACCAAAATGA
- the lpxB gene encoding lipid-A-disaccharide synthase: MSSAAPSIVLIAGEASGDLNGAHLAVEIKRRLPAARIWGVGGRRMAEAGVELLYDSSTWSAIGIAEGIKVGPRLLRTFYELKIRLRNDTPNVLILIDFGFFNVRLAKSLRLERTKVLYYFPPGSWRRNASYQKLKGVADVIVTPFSWSAEVLQEQGFCAKFFGHPLLDIVRPRLTRKEFCEYLGLDSESEIVGLLPGSRAHEVRYNLPALLGAAEKISKKFSKVQFVIPLAQSINPEEINEKLSRYKGTKFFMATDITYETLVYSRAAVIASGTATIEAAILGCPMVIIYKGSKLLALEYKMRRRAIKFIGMPNIILDRLACPELIQEEASPERISELMAKLISQTPEREKMIGDLAEVKALLGSPGAVEKTADLVIELLNNKEHEKTR; this comes from the coding sequence ATGAGCAGCGCCGCCCCATCTATAGTCTTGATTGCCGGAGAAGCATCGGGCGACCTCAATGGTGCACACTTGGCTGTCGAGATCAAAAGGAGGCTGCCAGCTGCCAGGATCTGGGGCGTTGGGGGCCGGAGAATGGCTGAGGCAGGCGTCGAGTTGCTTTATGACAGCTCGACCTGGAGCGCCATTGGCATAGCAGAAGGAATCAAAGTAGGTCCTCGCCTTTTGCGCACTTTCTATGAGCTAAAAATACGCCTTAGGAACGACACCCCGAACGTATTGATACTTATAGATTTCGGTTTTTTTAATGTCAGGCTGGCTAAAAGCTTGCGGTTGGAGCGCACAAAAGTACTTTACTATTTTCCACCAGGTTCGTGGCGTCGAAATGCCAGTTATCAAAAGCTCAAGGGCGTTGCTGACGTAATTGTTACGCCGTTCTCATGGTCAGCAGAGGTGCTTCAAGAGCAAGGCTTTTGCGCCAAATTCTTTGGCCACCCACTTCTTGATATCGTTCGGCCAAGGCTGACAAGAAAAGAGTTTTGCGAGTACTTGGGTTTGGATTCAGAAAGCGAGATAGTCGGGCTTCTGCCCGGTAGCAGAGCGCACGAGGTAAGATATAATCTTCCGGCATTATTAGGTGCCGCGGAAAAAATAAGTAAGAAGTTTTCGAAGGTGCAATTTGTTATCCCGTTAGCACAGTCGATAAATCCAGAGGAAATTAATGAGAAATTGTCTCGATATAAGGGAACAAAGTTCTTTATGGCAACGGATATTACATATGAAACATTGGTGTATTCCCGAGCGGCGGTGATTGCATCAGGAACAGCAACAATCGAGGCAGCGATACTTGGGTGCCCTATGGTGATAATTTACAAAGGCTCGAAACTTCTTGCGCTCGAATACAAAATGCGCAGGAGGGCTATAAAGTTCATCGGAATGCCTAATATCATCTTAGATCGCTTAGCATGTCCCGAACTTATTCAAGAAGAGGCATCACCAGAAAGAATTTCAGAATTAATGGCTAAGCTCATTTCCCAGACACCCGAGCGTGAAAAGATGATAGGTGATCTTGCGGAGGTCAAGGCACTTTTGGGAAGCCCTGGGGCAGTTGAGAAGACTGCTGATTTGGTAATTGAGTTGCTAAATAACAAGGAACATGAAAAAACTAGATAA
- a CDS encoding lysophospholipid acyltransferase family protein, with the protein MRLLGEDTKCRLISFLAWLFVSIIGLTTRKKVVGFEHVQKLIESGQGFIMAVWHGRTLLPIYHCRGMGIWAITSLSRDGEIQTGVVSRFGYKTIRGSSGRGAVKAALAACKKLEDGEILAITPDGPKGPRRQVQEGIIFMAQRSGCPIIPIGAAARRQKLLPTWDKYAIPLPFSKCAIVYSEPITLGKGATLEAVEKPELMLKRILDDVQRQAEEMVGEEKSD; encoded by the coding sequence GTGCGTCTGCTAGGAGAGGACACAAAGTGCCGGTTAATATCTTTCCTTGCCTGGCTATTTGTTAGCATCATCGGGCTGACTACTCGCAAAAAAGTTGTTGGCTTTGAGCATGTGCAGAAGCTTATTGAGTCAGGGCAAGGGTTCATTATGGCTGTGTGGCATGGACGAACGCTTCTGCCCATATACCACTGCCGCGGAATGGGCATATGGGCGATAACCTCGCTTTCACGGGATGGCGAAATACAAACAGGAGTAGTTAGCAGATTTGGATACAAAACAATTCGAGGTTCCTCAGGTCGCGGCGCAGTCAAGGCCGCCCTCGCTGCTTGCAAGAAATTGGAGGATGGTGAGATACTCGCAATAACTCCAGACGGACCAAAGGGTCCACGTAGGCAAGTCCAAGAAGGTATTATATTTATGGCTCAGCGTTCTGGCTGTCCTATAATTCCAATCGGCGCTGCTGCCCGAAGACAGAAGCTGCTACCAACATGGGATAAGTATGCAATACCTTTGCCTTTCTCAAAGTGCGCAATCGTCTACAGCGAACCTATCACTTTAGGCAAGGGTGCGACTTTGGAAGCAGTTGAGAAGCCAGAGCTAATGCTAAAGAGAATCTTGGACGATGTTCAACGTCAAGCTGAGGAAATGGTAGGAGAGGAGAAAAGCGATTGA
- the lpxC gene encoding UDP-3-O-acyl-N-acetylglucosamine deacetylase, with protein sequence MKTSVGIEGIGLHTGEPCQLTIFPAPANTGIIFVTPNGEVAAVAENVESTNRGTTLRKGTAQVHTVEHLLSAFAGMQIDNAIVQVGGPEVPSVDGSALPFVELIERAGIEPQSAEVMPIRVEDTVWIGKENTHVIALQNANYRVTGVISFSHPMIGEQTIDLQVEPEIFKREVAPARTFCTEEEIEAILCSGLGRGGTLANVVIVKEKEYSTSLRFRDEFVRHKVLDLIGDLYLVGGRLAAHVITIKAGHALHAALAGRIRQSWARRRQGG encoded by the coding sequence TTGAAAACCAGTGTTGGAATCGAAGGAATTGGTCTTCATACCGGCGAACCATGCCAGCTGACCATATTTCCTGCACCGGCAAACACTGGTATTATATTTGTGACCCCCAATGGAGAGGTTGCCGCAGTTGCGGAGAACGTTGAATCAACAAATAGAGGAACGACTCTCCGGAAGGGGACAGCTCAGGTTCATACGGTCGAGCATTTACTTTCGGCTTTCGCAGGAATGCAGATAGATAATGCCATCGTTCAGGTAGGCGGGCCAGAGGTTCCTTCTGTTGATGGCAGCGCTCTACCATTTGTTGAGCTTATCGAACGTGCAGGCATCGAGCCGCAATCTGCTGAGGTGATGCCAATCCGAGTAGAAGATACGGTGTGGATTGGAAAAGAAAATACACACGTGATTGCACTTCAAAATGCTAATTATAGGGTAACCGGGGTTATTTCCTTTTCCCACCCCATGATTGGCGAGCAAACGATAGATTTACAAGTCGAACCAGAAATTTTCAAGCGAGAGGTGGCTCCAGCTAGGACATTCTGCACCGAAGAAGAGATTGAGGCAATACTTTGTAGCGGTTTGGGGAGAGGTGGGACATTGGCAAATGTAGTAATAGTAAAAGAGAAAGAGTATTCTACTTCTCTTCGTTTTCGAGATGAGTTTGTAAGACATAAAGTGTTGGATTTAATCGGCGACCTGTATCTTGTTGGAGGCAGGTTGGCCGCTCACGTCATAACCATCAAAGCCGGCCATGCTTTGCATGCCGCCCTGGCTGGCAGAATTAGACAATCGTGGGCAAGGCGGCGGCAAGGAGGGTGA